The Aureimonas mangrovi genome includes a region encoding these proteins:
- a CDS encoding formate dehydrogenase subunit delta yields the protein MTMDVETHTESEAGKLVTMVNQVSRFFESQAHEPGMLGIADHVAAFWTPRMREAIFAHVDKGGAGLRPLALEGLQSLRARPPKAAKRKLEAAGGVSVGTERGSDAG from the coding sequence ATGACCATGGACGTCGAGACGCACACGGAAAGCGAAGCCGGGAAGCTCGTCACGATGGTCAATCAGGTGTCACGCTTCTTCGAGAGCCAGGCGCACGAGCCGGGCATGCTGGGCATAGCCGATCACGTCGCGGCCTTCTGGACGCCGCGCATGCGTGAAGCGATCTTCGCGCATGTCGATAAGGGAGGGGCAGGGCTGCGGCCGCTCGCGCTCGAAGGTCTCCAATCCCTGCGGGCACGGCCGCCGAAGGCTGCCAAGCGAAAGCTCGAAGCAGCCGGCGGCGTATCGGTCGGAACCGAACGGGGAAGCGACGCCGGCTGA
- a CDS encoding DUF982 domain-containing protein: MPKEAAMRSGGFDVPVTVLVGLGVPVEVTSAREAFELMNDWPRTRRRIGHTARMSVCRVVMNGGGYAEQARSAFLGFAEDNGILVPALSELVAAEAATDPAHKFAA; the protein is encoded by the coding sequence ATGCCGAAGGAGGCCGCGATGCGTTCAGGTGGTTTTGATGTTCCCGTTACGGTGCTCGTCGGTCTGGGCGTTCCGGTCGAGGTGACGTCGGCGCGCGAGGCCTTTGAGCTGATGAATGATTGGCCGCGCACACGCCGTCGCATCGGCCACACGGCTCGCATGTCCGTATGCCGCGTCGTGATGAACGGGGGCGGCTATGCCGAGCAGGCGCGCTCGGCGTTCCTTGGTTTTGCGGAGGACAACGGGATTCTCGTGCCGGCGCTCTCCGAACTCGTGGCCGCCGAGGCCGCCACGGATCCCGCGCATAAGTTCGCTGCGTAA
- a CDS encoding LysR family transcriptional regulator: MDLLDLALLRNFAIVARTGSISLAALQIGRTQSALSMQMKRLEDSLGQSLLHRTGSGVRPTVSGERLLAHAESLLARHDEMLADLRGPALRGTIGLGCPEDYSIAYLPALLRSFCSVHPDVELQMTCAPTVELRPLLQRRQIDVALISLADPHDAEVIRRERFDWVASQARPALLDLPVLPLALSAPTTLDHRAARDAMESAGRRHRVAFASDSLAGLVAIARAGQAISVLTRAAVPPDLKVVSDELPTLPEIGIALEFAERRPSAAVRALGAHVRELLPSLSARIAARFP, translated from the coding sequence ATGGACCTTCTGGATCTTGCGCTCCTGCGCAACTTCGCGATCGTGGCCCGCACGGGCTCGATCAGTCTCGCCGCTCTGCAGATCGGGCGCACGCAGTCGGCGCTTTCCATGCAGATGAAACGGCTCGAGGACTCGCTCGGTCAGAGCCTCCTCCACCGAACGGGCTCGGGCGTCCGCCCGACCGTTTCGGGTGAGCGGCTTCTCGCCCATGCCGAAAGCCTTCTTGCCCGTCACGACGAGATGCTGGCCGATCTTCGCGGGCCGGCCCTGCGCGGCACGATCGGCCTCGGCTGCCCGGAAGACTATTCGATCGCCTACCTTCCGGCGCTCTTGAGGAGCTTCTGCTCGGTTCATCCCGATGTCGAGCTGCAGATGACCTGCGCGCCCACCGTCGAATTGCGGCCGCTTCTCCAGCGCCGTCAGATCGACGTCGCGCTCATCTCCCTCGCCGACCCTCACGACGCAGAGGTCATCCGCCGCGAACGCTTCGACTGGGTCGCCAGCCAGGCACGCCCCGCGCTCCTTGATCTTCCCGTACTGCCGCTGGCGCTCTCCGCACCGACCACGCTCGATCATCGCGCGGCGCGTGACGCGATGGAGTCAGCCGGGCGGCGCCATCGTGTTGCCTTCGCCAGCGACAGCCTCGCCGGGCTCGTCGCGATCGCGCGGGCGGGCCAAGCGATCAGCGTCCTGACCCGCGCCGCTGTGCCACCGGATCTGAAGGTGGTCTCGGACGAACTGCCGACGCTGCCGGAGATCGGCATCGCGCTGGAGTTCGCCGAACGTCGTCCCTCGGCCGCCGTCCGCGCGCTGGGCGCGCATGTCAGGGAACTGCTGCCGTCACTCTCCGCGCGCATTGCCGCGCGTTTCCCGTGA
- a CDS encoding aspartate aminotransferase family protein: MNDDAAFWSSARDHLTRYGPSFESVIIERAEGSFVHDADGRAILDFTSGQMSAVLGHTHPDIVKTVNRQMGAVAHLFSGMLSRPVVDLAARLAALAPGLDRVQLLTTGAESNEAAIRMAKLVTGGHEIVAFAQSWHGMTGAAASATYSAGRRGYGPSAAGSLVIPAPNSYRPRFTNPDGTNDWQRELDDAFELVDRQSTGSLAAFIAEPILSSGGILELPLGYLAALKRKCEERGMLLILDEAQTGVGRTGDMFAFQRDGVTPDILTLSKTLGAGLPLAAVMTTREIEEKAFERGFLFYTTHTSDPLTAAVGVTVLDVVERDGLVAQAASRGRRLREGLEDLKQRFECVGDVRGRGLLLGLEVVSDRESKAPGFELGAKVMEEAMRQGLSMNIVKLPGMGGVFRIAPPLTVSEDEIDLGLQIMSRSIETAVTSRQ, from the coding sequence ATGAACGATGATGCCGCTTTCTGGTCTTCGGCCCGCGATCACCTGACCCGCTACGGTCCGAGCTTCGAGAGCGTGATCATCGAGCGTGCCGAGGGCAGCTTCGTGCACGACGCGGACGGCCGGGCAATCCTCGACTTCACATCCGGGCAGATGAGCGCCGTTCTCGGCCACACGCACCCCGATATCGTGAAAACCGTCAACCGGCAGATGGGCGCGGTGGCGCATCTGTTCAGCGGCATGCTCTCGCGGCCGGTGGTCGATCTCGCCGCGCGGCTTGCGGCGCTCGCGCCCGGACTGGACCGCGTGCAACTCCTTACGACGGGCGCGGAATCGAACGAGGCGGCGATCCGCATGGCCAAGCTCGTGACGGGCGGCCACGAGATCGTGGCCTTCGCGCAGAGCTGGCACGGTATGACGGGGGCCGCGGCCTCGGCCACCTACAGCGCGGGGCGGCGCGGATACGGCCCTTCGGCCGCCGGCTCGCTGGTGATCCCGGCGCCCAACAGTTACCGCCCGCGCTTCACCAATCCGGACGGAACGAACGACTGGCAGCGCGAGCTGGACGACGCCTTCGAACTGGTCGACCGCCAGTCGACCGGCAGCCTCGCGGCCTTCATCGCCGAGCCGATCCTTTCCAGCGGCGGAATCCTAGAATTGCCGCTAGGCTATCTCGCGGCCCTCAAGCGCAAATGCGAGGAGCGCGGAATGCTCCTGATCCTTGACGAGGCGCAGACCGGCGTCGGGCGCACGGGTGATATGTTCGCCTTCCAGCGCGACGGCGTGACCCCGGACATCCTCACCCTTTCCAAGACGCTCGGCGCGGGCCTGCCGCTGGCCGCCGTGATGACGACGCGCGAGATCGAGGAGAAGGCTTTCGAGCGCGGCTTCCTCTTCTACACCACGCACACCTCCGATCCGCTGACCGCCGCCGTCGGCGTCACCGTCCTCGACGTCGTGGAGCGCGACGGACTGGTGGCGCAGGCGGCGTCTCGCGGCAGACGGCTGCGCGAGGGCCTTGAAGATCTCAAGCAGCGCTTCGAATGCGTTGGAGACGTGCGCGGGCGCGGCCTGCTCCTCGGGCTGGAGGTCGTCTCTGACCGAGAATCCAAGGCGCCCGGCTTCGAGCTTGGCGCGAAGGTAATGGAGGAGGCGATGCGACAGGGGCTGTCGATGAACATCGTCAAGCTGCCGGGCATGGGGGGCGTCTTTCGCATCGCACCGCCGCTGACCGTCTCGGAGGACGAGATCGACCTCGGCCTTCAGATCATGTCGCGCTCGATCGAGACGGCGGTGACGTCCCGGCAATAG
- a CDS encoding tartrate dehydrogenase has product MQNELKIAVIAGDGIGKEVMPEGVRVLQAAAERFDLSIGFDHFDFASADYYLEHGRMMPEDWKAQVGGHDAIFFGAVGWPEVVPDHVSLWESLIQFRREFDQYVNLRPVRLMPGVRSPLAGREPGDIDFLVVRENTEGEYSSIGGKMFPGTEREFVLQETVMTRTGVDRILRYAFEVAQRREAKHLTSATKSNGISISMPYWDERVETMGREYPDVRWDKYHIDILCAHFVLNPDRFDVVVGSNLFGDILSDLGPACTGTIGIAPSGNINPERRFPSLFEPVHGSAPDIAGKGIANPIGQIWAGAMMLEHLGHREASDAILASIEEVLGDPARRTGDLGGTTDTKGCGAAVVEALARG; this is encoded by the coding sequence ATGCAGAACGAACTGAAGATCGCGGTGATTGCGGGTGACGGGATCGGCAAGGAGGTGATGCCGGAGGGCGTGCGCGTCCTTCAGGCGGCGGCCGAGCGCTTCGACCTCTCGATCGGCTTCGACCATTTCGACTTCGCCTCGGCCGACTACTATCTCGAGCACGGGCGGATGATGCCCGAGGACTGGAAGGCCCAGGTCGGCGGACACGACGCGATCTTCTTCGGCGCGGTCGGCTGGCCGGAGGTGGTGCCGGACCACGTTTCTCTGTGGGAATCGCTGATCCAGTTCCGCCGCGAGTTCGACCAGTACGTGAACCTTCGCCCGGTGCGGCTGATGCCGGGCGTGCGCTCGCCGCTCGCGGGCCGCGAGCCGGGCGACATCGACTTCCTCGTCGTTCGCGAGAACACGGAGGGCGAATATTCCTCGATCGGCGGCAAGATGTTCCCCGGCACCGAGCGCGAGTTCGTGCTGCAGGAGACGGTGATGACGCGGACCGGCGTCGACCGGATCCTGCGCTACGCCTTCGAGGTGGCGCAGCGCCGCGAGGCAAAGCACCTCACCTCGGCGACGAAGTCGAACGGCATCTCGATCTCCATGCCCTACTGGGACGAGCGGGTCGAGACGATGGGGCGAGAGTATCCGGACGTGCGCTGGGACAAGTACCACATCGATATCCTGTGCGCTCATTTCGTGCTGAACCCGGACCGGTTCGACGTGGTGGTGGGCTCGAACCTGTTCGGCGACATCCTGTCCGATCTCGGTCCCGCCTGCACGGGCACGATCGGTATCGCGCCATCGGGCAACATCAATCCGGAGCGTCGCTTTCCCTCGCTCTTCGAGCCGGTGCACGGTTCGGCGCCGGACATCGCCGGCAAGGGCATCGCCAACCCGATCGGCCAGATCTGGGCGGGGGCGATGATGCTGGAGCATCTCGGCCACCGAGAGGCTTCCGACGCGATCCTTGCCTCGATCGAGGAGGTTCTGGGGGACCCGGCGCGGCGCACGGGCGATCTCGGCGGAACCACCGACACCAAAGGCTGCGGCGCCGCGGTGGTTGAGGCGCTGGCGCGGGGTTAG